GAACCAAAGGAAGTGGGAAcagtatatatagctcagtggtagagcacatgcttagcatgcacaaatccctagggtcaatccccagtacttccatcaaaaaaaaaaaaaacccaaaaaacaaataaacccaattaccttctcccacaaaaaaaaaagaacaaaaaaagtgaaataattacaataaaacaatgtattgtttaaaaaagaaccaaaggaaaTGCATAAACATTGACTATTTTAAGGGTATGCATAAAGATAATTCTTCTTCCTGAATTTCTGAGCAAATACCCATGGCTACATGAAACTGGCTTCTTGGAATACAATGTAAGGGAGATAGAGGGTCCTTGTCATTTCCAAATTTAGCAGGGATTATCATCACCAATATGTCAGACACTtaccctctcaaaaaaaaaaccaaaaaacgaAGAATCTGTACCAGTTTTTAGAAGTACTTAAGGAAAAGTATCTTCATATATAGACTAAGAGTAAGAGCTTTTAACAGTGATCAAAGAAATATTAATGTAACTAGAAGCTAAAATAGGGTCTTGAAATCTTCCATTAGGAAACGTGTTTTCATGAAACTCAATTGGATAAAGCTATTCTCCTTCATCTCTACTCATTGTGAAGTAGAATGAAAAAGCTAAAATAGTGACCTGCAGATATTTCTTCTCTACAGTGTACAATAAAAAACAGTATTCTCTAACTCAAATATAGAATCATCATGTAAATGCTTATTAGTGAATAATGTATTACAGTTCATAAAAGAGGATAATCTTTTACAGAGTGAATTTTTAAGAGCAATATGGCATTGCATtatttacactgtaaaaatgCAGTCTGTGTGTAGGTTAGTATTTTTTCACAAAAACATGTGAAACGTGCCTAAGAGTACTAGATATGGTCTAAAAGGCAAAATGAGCAATGTGGACatgttaataaataattatcCAAGGTGTTCCCAAAATTGTGGACTgacattcttaaaatatttgaatcaaaGTTTATGcaaatgtttcattaaaaaaatgcccATGAAACTCATTATCTTATTATGGTTAGTaaaccacaaaataataaaagcaaacccATTAGAAAGTTCCTCATAAAGAAGAGAAAGCGCCTAATAAAGTTTTCTTTGCACCTTTTTTTGCCCATTGTCAACAATTTATTTCCAGCCTTCTCCCCCAAACCACTTTTTTTGAGTTCTatggttatttaaaaagaaactggctacagaagaaaattttagaataatacgttacattatattatttaatgatgggatatattacatattataaataaaaatagtccaTCATTTAATGATGGGATAAGGAGTTTTAatgattttctaaattataaGGTAGAAAGTATATCAAACTTTGAGGATATTACATGAACTCATAAAATTGTATTAACAACCTAATAAGATAGACAGATCTCCCATAgatctactttttaattttgcaaTCTCATGAACATGCAGCATGgacacacaattaaaaaaaacacccaacTTCTACATAAAGATAGAACTAAAAATTGTCAATAATGAATAGTTTTATGCTAGTAGAATCTTCTTGGAATTATCTTGACTTTGGggacattaatttttattagcaTAATTACAAagccaattagaaaaaaatctactgGGTTCCTTTATTTTGGATGAGAGCTTGGTTGAAAAACTTCAGGGAAGCATTCATGATATGCTACTTTCTCTCTAACTCTTTGCTTTCCCTGCCCCCCTCACGCCAGGGTCTCTGACTCAGAGACTATTTGCAGAGGACACCTGTTTTAAATGCATCCACAGGAAATACCTATGTTGTCTTTCATAATCTGACCCTGCATCTGGTTAGCTGAAATGTgatcatgattaaaaaaaaaaaaaaaagctgcccaCAGACTGAAGCAACTTCAATGTGACAACATTTACTGGAAGTGGAGGGAATCCAGCTTATGCTTATTTTCCTACCATTAAGCCTTGGTTGTAGTGTAGGAAAAAATCAATACGTAAAAGGGCAAAACCATTTTAATCTCAAAAGATTAGTATTAATTTACACACACGGGTTTTACATCCAGACTCAGTATGATTGGCTCTTAAACTGCATGCAGTTTTGTAGCAGAAACTGTTACCTGACACTCCTTTCTTTACAGCCTCTTGTCCAAGGTTCATAGTCTATCTTATTATACACTGATAGGATATTCATATACCTCCTGTGGAAAGGGCAGGGCAGTCTATCCACTGGAATAGAATTTGTACGGGAATTTCATAGTGATTAACAGTAATCTAACACTGAAATTCCAAATGGGTTCCAAATAAAGCAGGTCACTCGGGGGTTACCCGTGCGCGGGTTTACACCCAGCATGCACACCTCCACCAGTGTCACTCGGCCAACGGGACCCACCCCTGGGACCTCGGCCGCAAGTCCCGGGCCTGGAAGGTTCGCAGACACTGGGGTTCCCTCCTTCCGCGCACGTTCCCGGCCCTCCGCGCCCGCTCAGCCCCGGGCCGCGCTCCCTCTCCGCCCGGCACATGCCACGGGCGGCGGCCCCCGGAGCACGGCGCGCGCTCCCCGAGCCGGGGTCGCCCTCGGAGGCCGCCCGCCCACTCCCAGGACGCTGAGTGGGGCGCCCTCAGCCGGGTCTCCCGGGGCCCCGCGAACGCAGCAGCAGAATGACGGAGATGACGAAAGAGCTGACGCCACGCCGCCCACCCGGCCGCCGCCGGTGTCCGCACacgccgccccgcccgcccgcgaGGTCGCCCGGGCGCTCGCGGTCGCGCCAGTCCCGCGGGCCGCGCCCCGCCGCACCCCGCCCCGTCCACCCTGCCCTCCGCCGCCGCGCCGGGGTTCCCAGGGCGCCCGCCCACGCCCGGCGCCTCCCGCCCGCCCTCCTGGCCGCCGAGCCCGCCCAGGCCTTTCGCGAACATGGCGCTTGTCCCCTGCCAGGTGCTGCGGGTGGCCATCCTGCTGTCCTACTGCTCTATCTTGTGCAACTACAAAGCTATCGAAATGCCCTCGCATCAGACCTACGGAGGGAGCTGGAAATTCCTGACTTTCATTGATCTGGTAAgaccatcctccccacccccgtcccccaccccgcaccccgACCCTGTGTGTGTTCGTGGGTGCACGAGCAcctgcgcgcgcgcgcgcccctGCAGCATCTTCCCCAGTGACTGCGTCTCAAGGCCTGGCTGCCCCCGCAGCGGCACCTTCGGAAGCACCCAGTGTTACCTAGCAGCCAGGGCACGAGCGGAGGTGGGGCGCAGCCAGGTGGTGGGCTGTTTGGAGGGGAACACACACCTGCTTCTAAGAGGTGACTCGGGAAAATTCTCAACTTAGCAAATGGATCACACGACCTTGATCAAGAGTGGCTTCAAACCCATTCGCCCCGTGCTTTCTAGAGCACTCGTCGTGGGATCGAGTTGCAGCAACTGAAGGAAACTGGGTATTGTCGAATTACTTGGAGCTTCCTCTGGAAGGACCAAAGTCCTCCtgataaagaagagaaagctcctcataaagaagagaaagcgcctaataaagttttctttgcaccttttttttttgcccattgtCAATAATTTACTTCCAGCCTTCTCCCCCAGAAACatcagaagagagaaattttcaaaatgccTTTGCAGTGTGGCTTTACAATTTCCATATCTTCCCATGGAGACATTTCACAATAGTTTGCAGAAGCAGCTCCTCTGTTGGCCCAACACGATGGCCTTGGCAGTTgcagttgtttttctgtttttttttttttttttttttttattaaagtttatctACTTCTGGCACTAAAAGGGCCAGAGAATCAGAACGTGAGCATAAGACCAATTAAGGACATGGGGTGGAGACTAGGAACTTCAGGGTGAAAGTTAACCAAGACTGGCTCAAATACACACTAAAAGATGATCAAATATGGTCAGAGAATTAAGACACAAGCGAGGAGTTCCAAGGACTAAAGAAAATGTAGAATCAACTCCTGGATCGCCAGAACTGTCCGTCCAAGATGATAAGACGAGGTTGGCTAAACAAAGCAAGATTATAATCCCTAAATGTTGACCCTCCATTTTGATGAAGAGAACTTGATACCCAATTTAAGATATTTCCAGTCTTAGGATCCCTCAAGGAAATGCAGTCATAAAGTTTTTGCATAGAAATACCATTTTAAATTTGTATCATGTTAGATACTTTCAGAGAGGAATTTACATGGTTTTCCTGAGCGCTCTCCAAACTGGGCAGAGCATAGAGTGTTTCAGGGGTTTCAGTTTTCAGTTCCTCAACTTCCAGCTCTTTCTTGAAACT
This portion of the Camelus ferus isolate YT-003-E chromosome 8, BCGSAC_Cfer_1.0, whole genome shotgun sequence genome encodes:
- the AIG1 gene encoding androgen-induced gene 1 protein isoform X3, with the translated sequence MALVPCQVLRVAILLSYCSILCNYKAIEMPSHQTYGGSWKFLTFIDLSTRRGIELQQLKETGYCRITWSFLWKDQSPPDKEEKAPHKEEKAPNKVFFAPFFFAHCQ
- the AIG1 gene encoding androgen-induced gene 1 protein isoform X4, which translates into the protein MALVPCQVLRVAILLSYCSILCNYKAIEMPSHQTYGGSWKFLTFIDLQMDHTTLIKSGFKPIRPVLSRALVVGSSCSN